The following are from one region of the Salvia hispanica cultivar TCC Black 2014 chromosome 1, UniMelb_Shisp_WGS_1.0, whole genome shotgun sequence genome:
- the LOC125222706 gene encoding plant intracellular Ras-group-related LRR protein 4-like produces the protein MEVSLMTTDDVVEQIMRLHRSLPPRPGIDEVEAAKTLIRNVEREDQLGLEAIAKQSKGKDVPEELFKILQEIQRSMIHFQSKEHCREALKLLDLESVHLVFDDLIQRASRCLSGSSDSQYADTVKASYSSSNSLSPTVNTSATTTSSSSSSFYNEKEIVKASEPLFTRDDMYVKKTKMGFNMDGLGVGSRGGDFSAAPQIVDPTLKPVTASGQDGEKLSLIKLASLIEASAKKGTQKLVLRGKLSDQIKWLPDSIRKLSSLITLDLSENRIAELPEAIGGLSSLEVLDLHANSISELPESIGDLLNLLNLDLRGNQLRSLPPTIDRLVRLQELDLSSNGLPSLPETIGSLVSLRVLNVETNNIEEIPHTISRCASLKELHADYNRLKALPEAVGRIESLEILTVRYNNIRQLPTTMSSLANLRELDVSFNELEAVPESLCFATTLQKMNISNNFADLQYLPRSIGNLEMLEELDMSNNQIRVLPDSFRMLTRLRVLKVDGNPLTVPPGDVIAKGPQAIVQYMAEFVAKKEVKSQPVKQKKSWAQICFFSRSNKRKRNGVDYAKT, from the exons ATGGAGGTGTCATTGATGACTACCGACGACGTAGTCGAACAAATAATGAGACTTCACCGGTCGTTGCCACCGCGGCCGGGGATTGATGAAGTCGAGGCTGCGAAAACTCTGATCCGAAACGTTGAGAGGGAAGATCAGCTTGGATTGGAGGCGATTGCGAAGCAGAGCAAGGGGAAAGATGTGCCGGAGGAGCTGTTCAAGATTTTGCAGGAGATCCAAAGGAGCATGATCCATTTTCAGAGCAAGGAGCATTGCAGGGAGGCTCTGAAACTCTTGGATCTCGAGAGTGTTCACTTGGTGTTCGACGATTTGATCCAGAGAGCGTCTAGGTGCTTGTCCGGCTCTTCAGATTCGCAGTATGCTGACACTGTGAAAGCCTCCTATAGCTCGTCGAACAGTTTAAGTCCCACGGTGAACACCTCAGCTACCACCACGTCGTCTTCCTCGTCTAGTTTCTATAACGAGAAGGAGATCGTGAAGGCCTCGGAGCCCTTGTTTACCAGGGATGACATGTATgtgaagaaaacaaagatggGGTTCAATATGGACGGATTGGGGGTTGGGAGTCGAGGTGGAGATTTCTCGGCTGCTCCACAGATTGTGGATCCTACTCTTAAGCCGGTGACTGCTTCAG GGCAAGATGGTGAGAAACTGAGTTTGATCAAACTGGCGAGTCTCATTGAAGCGTCTGCGAAGAAAGGGACTCAAAAGCTTGTTCTCCGAGGCAAGTTGTCGGATCAGATAAAATGGCTTCCTGATTCCATTAGGAAGCTCTCGAGTTTGATCACGCTGGATTTATCCGAAAATAGGATTGCTGAGTTACCAGAGGCTATAGGGGGACTGTCCTCATTAGAAGTGTTGGATTTACATGCCAACTCTATATCTGAATTGCCAGAATCTATCGGAGATTTGCTTAACTTGCTTAATCTTGATCTGAGGGGAAACCAGTTGAGGTCACTGCCTCCTACCATTGATAGGTTAGTTCGTCTCCAAGAGCTTGATTTGAGCTCTAATGGACTCCCATCGCTACCAGAAACCATTGGATCGCTTGTCAGTCTCAGGGTATTGAATGTTGAAACAAACAACATTGAGGAGATCCCTCATACAATTAGTCGCTGTGCTTCTCTCAAAGAGCTTCACGCAGACTATAACCGGCTTAAAGCACTCCCTGAAGCAGTAGGCCGGATTGAATCTCTGGAGATTCTCACAGTACGCTACAATAACATCCGACAACTGCCTACTACAATGTCCTCCTTGGCAAACTTGAGAGAGCTCGATGTTAGTTTCAATGAGCTCGAAGCCGTACCTGAGAGCTTGTGCTTTGCGACAACCCTTCAGAAGATGAACATAAGCAACAATTTTGCAGACTTGCAATACCTGCCAAGGTCCATCGGAAACCTTGAAATGCTTGAGGAGCTGGATATGAGCAATAACCAGATAAGGGTCCTCCCCGACTCATTCAGAATGCTAACCCGACTTCGTGTCTTGAAGGTTGATGGAAACCCTCTGACAGTGCCCCCAGGAGACGTAATCGCAAAAGGACCACAG GCTATTGTTCAGTACATGGCTGAGTTTGTTGCCAAGAAGGAAGTCAAGTCACAGCCGGTCAAGCAAAAGAAATCTTGGGCACAAATATGCTTCTTTTCAAGATCCAACAAACGCAAACGCAATGGTGTGGATTATGCTAAAACCTAA